A stretch of the Alnus glutinosa chromosome 6, dhAlnGlut1.1, whole genome shotgun sequence genome encodes the following:
- the LOC133872024 gene encoding uncharacterized protein LOC133872024 gives MEGSDMEAKDDALKSKTVVRCAKAAFLLSALKSLPNRYVNSTIDDQHEEVKLMRREIGELKMELARERLKNRRIKLCGLMEVVLEVAVVLCVSTFFLMLSRAQSR, from the exons atggaggGATCGGATATGGAAGCCAAGGACGACGCTCTGAAATCGAAGACTGTAGTTCGCTGTGCCAAAGCCGCGTTCCTGCTATCTGCGCTCAAATCGCTCCCAAATCGCTACGTAAATTCTACAATCGACGATCAACACGAG GAAGTGAAGCTGATGAGGAGAGAAATCGGAGAGCTGAAGATGGAATTGGCGAGGGAGCGCTTGAAGAACAGGAGAATCAAGCTGTGCGGCTTGATGGAGGTCGTTCTTGAGGTCGCCGTGGTTCTGTGTGTTTCCACTTTCTTCTTGATGCTCTCGCGCGCTCAATCTCGCTGA
- the LOC133870850 gene encoding uncharacterized protein LOC133870850, which yields MPPSVDVTAGADGRCSCFAGEIGGFHGYHDRSGDPDCKHCRKSDASSSFSYYSPVFDSIPLKDLEKLRRIVIASVKGFTIGAGLKGGLALFSILARLRRRKVLTSLRKKGVITDSEAIIMAVKETLRYGLFLGTFAGTFVSVDELIGALGGHRRTAQWRALVAGAVAGPSMLLTGLNTQHTSLAIYILMRAAVLAARCGIKSQRFGRICKPLTWSHGDIFLMCLSSSQILSAYILKQESLPPSYKSFLNKHGGKDSIILQGVKQIASGIPFTNLEEIEKLYEAKGANIKLDPDMKVPCSIIHGNQSCSAHVLSFFLQAYKRALPVYLPVYLIPALIVHRQGLRKRPYTILGKGLLGTARSSLFLSVYCSSAWMWTCLLFRIFKRCNIPMVAMGTFPTGLALAIEKKSRRIEISLYCLARAIESFFTCMAEVGYLPESKNLKRADVVIFSLSTAIIMHCYAQEREVFRSKYLNVLDWVFGVPPPPCETPRCKNS from the exons ATGCCGCCGTCCGTCGACGTAACTGCCGGAGCCGACGGCCGCTGCTCATGCTTCGCCGGCGAGATTGGTGGTTTTCACGGCTATCACGACAGATCCGGTGATCCGGACTGCAAGCATTGCAGAAAATCCGATGCTTCGTCCTCATTTTCTTATTACTCGCCCGTGTTCGATTCGATTCCGTTGAAGGACTTGGAGAAGCTACGGAGAATTGTTATTGCTTCTGTTAAGGGCTTCACAATTGGAGCTGGTCTCAAAGGTGGCCTTGCTCTCTTCTCGATCTTAGCTCGATTGAGACGACGAAAGGTCCTAACCTCCCTCAG AAAGAAGGGTGTGATTACGGATAGTGAAGCAATTATAATGGCTGTGAAGGAGACCTTGAGATACGGTCTCTTTCTTGGCACTTTTGCTGGTACATTTGTCTCTGTGGATGAGCTTATTGGTGCTCTGGGCGGTCATCGTAG GACTGCACAATGGAGGGCTCTGGTAGCAGGGGCGGTGGCGGGGCCGTCGATGCTGCTGACTGGGTTAAACACGCAGCATACGAGCTTGGCCATATACATACTCATGCGTGCTGCGGTCTTGGCGGCGCGATGCGGGATAAAAAGCCAGCGGTTTGGGCGAATTTGTAAACCTCTCACGTGGTCTCATGGTGACATATTTCTCATGTGTCTCTCCTCTTCACAAATTTT GTCTGCTTACATATTGAAGCAAGAGAGTCTGCCCCCATCATACAAGTCCTTTCTCAACAAACATGGTGGAAAGGATTCCATTATCCTGCAAGGTGTGAAACAGATTGCAAGTGGCATTCCTTTTACTAATTTGGAAGAAATCGAGAAACTTTACGAGGCAAAGGGGGCGAACATTAAATTAGATCCTGATATGAAGGTTCCCTGCTCG ATCATACATGGAAATCAGTCATGCAGTGCacatgttctttctttctttcttcaagcCTATAAAAGAGCATTACCAGTGTATCTGCCAGTATATTTGATTCCTGCACTGATAGTTCATCGTCAGGGCCTCCGGAAAAG GCCTTATACTATATTAGGAAAGGGTCTTCTTGGCACTGCAAGATCAAGCTTGTTTCTATCTGTATATTGCTCATCTGCCTG gATGTGGACGTGCCTGCTCTTCAGGATTTTCAAGAGATGTAACATTCCAATGGTGGCAATGGGAACG TTTCCAACTGGCCTGGCGTTGGCCATTGAGAAAAAAAGCAGGCGAATCGAGATATCGCTCTACTGCCTTGCCCGGGCTATCGAGAGCTTCTTCACATGTATGGCCGAAGTTGGATATCTGCCAGAGTCGAAGAATTTGAAGAGAGCTGATGTGGTGATTTTCAGCTTATCAACAGCCATCATAATGCACTGCTATGCGCAGGAGCGGGAAGTTTTTCGATCCAAATATTTGAATGTTCTTGATTGGGTGTTTGGCGTACCGCCTCCCCCATGCGAGACCCCACGCTGTAAAAATAGTTAG
- the LOC133871737 gene encoding synaptonemal complex protein 1-like, which produces MKSLDHFKSLAGSVPGTGKSFSFSSRPASDSVSSGSFANLKLTAEKLVKEQASVKTDLEMANTKLKKSMEHVRALELKLQNAFNENAKLKVKQKEDEKLWKGLESKFSSTKTLCDQLTETLQHLAGQVQDAEKDKDFLEEKLSASSITLDGLNQQMHGLSLKLESSEETTRIREKELEELKTKKEEKDKLYRDELCRTANLIEEKDAVIKQFQATVAANRLETQSLNSKLGEVHLELKLKEEQIKQLIITQQNLEKEKSDFQLCKGDLAKKLDMSLQEIRNLEGLVHVFAAQLVELDKRSLTFSDKFDHLNSLYDSCFKLVRQEKELVAKHANKQYCQLHDKYLRITSEQDALQLVNQELNNKLIELQKFQESVTAKLSEECRLAGERIRKLEYEAETLVSKKIETDILVSKLEEKIDTLSESSRSSENKMQGLLLKISELEMENEDNSEKLQSEIQKKVEEIDILQKETEKSKQHVDLLEKQVNQLHDLLEEKDRLILQCKEREKKLQDHVKENQGLLTAAESKLAEAKKQYDQMLEIKQLELSRHLKEISQRNDQAINEIRRKYEMENLEIVNTEKEKADKLVGEMERKCEEKLKQCKEESSQYLMHVKEEHAALVSQIQQEHDRKELALKPDHSEELKCAQLQSENELREKTMSLRNEHEVQMRALRCELEDECRKLQEELDLQKAKEERQRALLQLQLRVMGDKPREDQEVNSKKDYSTSSSKMRNSGGIKKSQHALVRQENEEKDSPFLGAAQTPVSKLLKKVENSNTGDVRSIPKHHKKVTHHEYEVETSNGRTITKRRKTRSTVMFEDLMKHKKMNTPKANTPRSIVKGVKEGSHPHPSNIGDLFSEGSLNPYADDPYAFG; this is translated from the exons ATGAAGAGCTTGGATCACTTCAAATCCTTAGCAGGATCTGTCCCGGGAACCGGGAAGAGCTTCTCATTCTCTTCGCGTCCTGCTTCGGATTCGGTCTCATCAGGAAGTTTCGCGAACTTGAAGCTCACAGCAG AGAAATTGGTTAAAGAGCAAGCTTCTGTGAAGACTGATCTGGAAATGGCG AACACGAAGTTGAAGAAATCCATGGAGCATGTACGTGCCTTAGAGTTAAAATTGCAGAATGCCTTCAATGAAAACGCTAAACTTAAGGTGAAGCAGAAAGAAGATGAGAAACTCTGGAAAGGGTTGGAATCTAAGTTCTCTTCAACTAAGACACTGTGTGATCAACTTACTGAGACTTTACAGCACTTGGCCGGTCAGGTTCAGGATG CTGAGAAAGATAAGGACTTTTTGGAAGAAAAGCTCTCTGCGAGTTCAATAACTCTTGATGGTCTGAATCAACAAATGCATGGTCTGTCACTGAAATTAGAGTCTTCAGAAGAAACTACTAGAATTC GTGAAAAGGAACTGGAGGAACTCAAAActaagaaggaagaaaaagataaacttTACAGAGATGAACTCTGCAGGACTGCCAATCTCATAGAGGAAAAAG ATGCCGTGATCAAGCAATTTCAGGCAACTGTAGCAGCTAATAGATTGGAGACACAGAGTTTGAACTCTAAATTGGGAGAGGTACACCTTGAGTTGAAactcaaagaagaacaaattaaacaattgaTAATCACTCAGCAGAACttggagaaagaaaagagtgatTTTCAATTGTGCAAAGGAGACTTAGCTAAAAAATTAGATATGTCGCTCCAAGAGATAAGAAACCTCGAAGGCTTGGTTCATGTGTTTGCTGCACAGTTGGTTGAATTGGACAAGCGGAGCTTGACTTTTTCAGACAAATTTGATCATCTGAACTCTCTTTATGACTCTTGCTTTAAGTTGGTCCGGCAGGAGAAAGAACTTGTTGCAAAGCATGCTAACAAACAGTACTGTCAACTTCATGATAAGTATTTACGCATAACATCGGAACAAGATGCATTGCAACTGGTAAATCAGGAGTTAAACAATAAGCTTATTGAACTTCAGAAATTCCAAGAGTCTGTTACAGCAAAACTTTCAGAGGAGTGCCGTTTAGCAGGAGAGAGAATTCGAAAATTGGAGTATGAAGCTGAAACTCTGGTCTCAAAGAAGATTGAAACAGATATTTTAGTCTCAAAATTAGAGGAGAAAATTGATACTCTGTCAGAAAGTTCAAGATCATCTGAGAATAAAATG CAAGGTTTATTGCTGAAAATTTCAGAATTAGAAATGGAGAATGAAGACAATTCTGAGAAACTACAGTCAGAGATACAGAAAAAAGTGGAAGAAATAGATATTTTGCAAAAAGAGACTGAGAAAAGTAAGCAACATGTTGATTTGCTGGAGAAACAAGTGAACCAGCTTCATGATCTCTTAGAGGAAAAGGACCGGCTTATTTTGCAATGTAAGGAGCGAGAGAAGAAGCTGCAAGATCATGTGAAGGAG AATCAGGGACTCCTAACTGCTGCTGAAAGTAAACTTGCAGAAGCTAAGAAGCAATATGATCAGATGCTAGAGATTAAACAATTGGAGTTGTCAAGGCATTTGAAAGAAATATCTCAGAGGAATGATCAG GCAATTAATGAAATACGGAGGAAGTATGAGATGGAGAATCTGGAAATCGTTAATACAGAAAAAGAGAAG GCGGACAAACTTGTGGGagaaatggaaagaaaatgTGAAGAAAAGCTCAAACAATGCAAAGAAGAATCAAGTCAATACTTGATGCACGTTAAGGAGGAACACGCTGCTCTG GTCAGTCAAATTCAGCAGGAGCATGACAGGAAGGAACTGGCCCTTAAACCTGACCACAGTGAAGAGCTAAAATGTGCCCAACTTCAATCTGAAAATGAATTGAGAGAG AAAACAATGTCACTCAGGAATGAACATGAGGTTCAAATGAGAGCTTTGAGGTGTGAGCTTGAAGATGAGTGTAGGAAGCTGCAAGAGGAGTTGGATCTCCAGAAGGCCAAA GAAGAAAGGCAGAGGGCTTTATTGCAATTGCAGTTGAGAGTTATGGGTGACAAGCCACGAGAGGACCAAGAAGTGAACTCAAAAAAG GATTACTCCACCTCATCAAGCAAGATGAGAAATTCTGGAGGCATAAAAAAAAGTCAGCATGCTCTAGTAAGACAGGAGAACGAAGAGAAG GATTCTCCCTTCTTGGGAGCCGCACAAACACCAGTATCAAAGCTGCTGAAGAAAGTGGAGAATTCAAACACTGGAGACGTAAGGAGTATTCCTAAGCATCATAAGAAG GTAACTCACCATGAATATGAAGTTGAAACTTCTAATGGACGGACAATTACAAAACGAAGGAAAACAAGAAGTACTGTCATGTTCGAG GACCTAATGAAACATAAAAAGATGAATACGCCAAAAGCCAATACCCCCAGAAGTATTGTCAAG GGAGTCAAAGAAGGAAGTCATCCACATCCTTCGAACATAGGCGATTTGTTTTCTGAAGGGTCTCTGAATCCCTATGCAGATGATCCCTATGCATTTGGTTAG
- the LOC133872016 gene encoding probable mitochondrial adenine nucleotide transporter BTL3 produces MLLGLDLRFSNSHSHSPNLFCYINSNLSVFVSGGLFLEPAIPSSFVNLISSTSSSISVSGSASSSTCGRKPVVLRREKSVGFLTVSLKSDGFVRESKVYLVQNREEGPEKATTREEGDAVVERGKKQKARLRGGRAVNTTKHLWSGAIAAMVSRTFVAPLERLKLEYILRGEQKHLFELVKTIAASQGLRGFWKGNLVNILRTAPFKAVNFYAYDTYRKQLLKLSANEETTNFERFIAGAAAGITATVLCLPLDTIRTKMVAPGGEALGGVIGAFRHMIRTEGFFSLYKGLVPSIISMAPSGAVFYGVYDILKSAYLHSPEGKKRIQNMSQHGQELNAFDQLELGPARTLLYGAVAGACAEAATYPFEVVRKHLQMQVRATKLGALATGVKIVEQGGITALYAGLIPSLLQVLPSASISYFIYEFMKIVLKVE; encoded by the exons ATGCTGCTAGGACTGGACCTCCGCTTTAGCAACTCTCACTCTCATTCTCCaaatttgttttgttatatAAATTCCAACTTGAGTGTATTTGTTAGCGGCGGGTTGTTTCTGGAACCCGCAATTCCTTCTTCATTCGTTAACTTAATTTCGTCCACAAGTTCTTCGATTAGCGTATCGGGCTCGGCTTCTTCTAGTACTTGTGGTCGAAAACCGGTGGTTTTGAGGAGAGAGAAGAGCGTTGGGTTTTTGACGGTGAGCTTGAAGAGTGATGGGTTTGTTCGGGAATCGAAGGTGTATTTGGTGCAAAACAGAGAGGAGGGTCCCGAGAAGGCGACGACGCGTGAGGAAGGCGACGCGGTTGTTGAGCGAGGAAAGAAACAGAAGGCTAGGTTACGGGGAGGTCGTGCCGTGAACACTACCAAGCATCTCTGGTCAGGTGCTATAGCCGCCATGGTCTCCAG AACCTTTGTTGCCCCACTTGAGAGACTGAAGCTGGAATATATACTTCGTGGTGAACAGAAGCATCTTTTTGAACTCGTTAAGACTATTGCAGCTTCTCAGGGCCTGAGAGGATTTTGGAAGGGGAACCTTGTCAACATTCTTCGTACAGCTCCATTTAAGGCAGTTAATTTCTATGCTTATGATACATACAGAAAACAATTGCTCAAACTGTCGGCAAATGAGGAAACTACAAACTTTGAGAGGTTTATTGCTGGTGCTGCTGCTGGAATTACTGCTACTGTCCTCTGTTTACCACTTGATACG ATCCGGACCAAGATGGTTGCACCTGGTGGGGAAGCCTTGGGTGGTGTTATTGGTGCTTTCCGCCACATGATACGAACCGAAGGATTCTTTTCTCTTTACAAGGGCTTAGTACCTTCCATTATAAGTATGGCTCCTTCAGGTGCAGTTTTCTATGGTGTGTATGATATACTGAAATCAGCATATCTGCATTCAccagaaggaaagaagagaattCAGAATATGAGCCAGCACGGGCAGGAACTGAACGCTTTTGACCAGCTTGAGTTGGGACCAGCTAGGACCTTACTATATGGGGCTGTTGCTGGTGCTTGTGCAGAAGCGGCAACATATCCATTTGAAGTTGTGAGGAAGCACCTTCAAATGCAAGTCCGGGCAACTAAATTGGGTGCTTTGGCAACTGGTGTGAAGATAGTTGAGCAGGGAGGAATCACAGCTCTCTATGCAGGACTCATTCCCAGTTTGCTACAG GTACTTCCCTCAGCTTCAATAAGTTATTTTATCTATGAATTCATGAAGATTGTTCTCAAAGTGGAATGA
- the LOC133871632 gene encoding uncharacterized protein LOC133871632, producing MTKFREVLENCHLGDLGFSSSCFTWSNRRLGNSFTKERLDRAMSNPEWCSLFPKVSVLVLAIRTSDHSPLAISFKEDVYERMYHRRGFKFEAWWAKDVECPNIIKSAWDEDILINASISNVQDRLSAWSDRVEECIRFVTPRVSEDMKNWLLQQFTEDEVRRALFQMHPLKFPRPYGFPAVFYQKN from the exons ATGACCAAATTCCGCGAAGTATTAGAGAATTGTCATCTAGGGGACTTGGGTTTTTCTAGTTCCTGTTTCACGTGGAGTAATAGAAGATTGGGCAATTCCTTTACTAAGGAAAGGCTTGACCGAGCTATGTCCAACCCAGAATGGTGTTCACTCTTCCCTAAAGTTTCGGTCTTAGTTCTTGCTATCAGAACTTCAGACCACAGTCCTTTGGCTATCTCTTTTAAGGAGGATGTTTATGAGAGAATGTATCATAGGAGGGGTTTCAAATTTGAGGCTTGGTGGGCTAAAGATGTGGAATGCCCGAATATCATAAAATCGGCCTGGGATGAGGACATTTTGATTAATGCTTCTATTTCAAATGTTCAGGATCGCCTCTCGGCCT GGTCAGACCGTGTGGAGGAATGTATTAGATTTGTCACTCCTCGGGTTTCAGAAGATATGAAAAATTGGCTTCTACAACAGTTTACTGAGGATGAAGTGAGGAGGGCTCTTTTTCAAATGCATCCTCTCAAATTCCCGAGGCCATATGGCTTTCCAGCAGTCTTTTATCAGAAGAATTGA
- the LOC133870256 gene encoding carbon catabolite repressor protein 4 homolog 1-like isoform X2, producing MVLQESETVKCEVSVTPPSSTPVVGCEINLRVWVNKGSPNLKAPPHALIFSWYREQITCSVHHAELAAVQCTSCVTLNIPVKESYHCSTRCFLDAWKKHLARHHHAAEVISKNLTGNQKSARELRSSGSWPSFGNGSLFDEGEMVVEREGKVWIKVGSMKTYVPTMDDFGFSLRLESVAVDCSHHFHLSPINVIVTDPVILPPRPCHRCMIPIGYLNKPWNSNLKDQSSKEAVFSVLSYNILADLYASRDKFSYCPTWALVWEYRRQNLLREIIEYHADILCLQEVQSDHFESFFKPELANCGYSVLYKKKSKELYTPNQYIIDGCATFYRSDLFKEIKKYELEFDKAASSVVEALEPGLRRQGSFRLMKDNVALVVVLEKLHNGSTNDAFQSRICVANTHIHANPNFPDVKLFQVAYLVNGLETIAQSQIPLLLCGDLNSLPESDPHIFIVVGKTYPIRDEATDPMGIYQHLKLQHSLPLRTV from the exons ATGGTCCTCCAAGAATCCGAAACCGTGAAATGCGAAGTGTCTGTGACTCCGCCGTCCAGCACTCCGGTCGTCGGCTGCGAAATCAACCTTCGCGTGTGGGTCAATAAAGGGTCTCCCAACCTCAAAGCCCCGCCACATGCGCTCATTTTCAGCTG GTATCGAGAACAGATTACTTGTTCTGTGCACCATGCTGAGTTGGCTGCTGTTCAGTGCACATCTTGTGTAACATTGAATATACCAGTCAAGGAGAGCTACCATTGCTCTACAAGGTGCTTCTTAGATGCATGGAAAAAACATTTGGCGCGTCATCATCATGCAGCTGAAGTTATCAGTAAGAATTTAACTGGCAATCAAAAATCAGCTAGAGAACTCAGGAGTTCTGGCTCTTGGCCTTCCTTTGGTAATGGCTCATTGTTTGATGAGGGTGAAATGGTGGTGGAACGAGAAGGGAAAGTATGGATTAAGGTGGGCTCCATGAAAACTTACGTACCCACAATGGATGATTTTGGTTTCAGCTTGAGGCTGGAATCTGTAGCTGTAGACTGTTCACATCATTTTCATTTGTCTCCAATTAATGTAATAGTGACTGATCCTGTGATTCTTCCTCCTCGTCCTTGTCATCGGTGTATGATCCCAATTGGATATCTAAACAAACCTTGGAACTCAAATCTTAAAGACCAATCTTCTAAAGAAGCAGTTTTCAGTGTGCTATCCTATAACATCCTTGCTGATCTGTATGCTAGCAGAGATAAGTTCAGTTACTGCCCAACATGGGCTCTTGTATGGGAATACCGTCGACAAAATTTGCTCCGAGAGATCATTGAATATCATGCAGATATCCTTTGTCTTCAGGAG GTACAGAGTGACCATTTTGAAAGTTTCTTTAAGCCTGAGCTGGCAAATTGTGGGTACTCGGTTTTGTAcaagaaaaaaagcaaagag CTTTATACGCCCAACCAGTATATAATTGATGGGTGTGCAACATTCTACCGTAGTGATCTGttcaaagaaattaagaaatatgAG CTTGAGTTTGATAAAGCGGCATCATCAGTGGTAGAAGCTTTGGAGCCTGGACTCAGACGTCAAGGCAGCTTCCGGCTGATGAAG GACAATGTTGCATTAGTTGTTGTATTAGAGAAACTGCATAATGGCAGCACCAATGATGCCTTCCAGTCTAGAATATGCGTG GCAAATACCCACATACATGCAAATCCAAATTTTCCAGATGTAAAATTATTTCAG GTTGCATACCTTGTCAATGGACTTGAGACAATTGCCCAGTCACAAATTCCTTTGTTACTTTGTGGGGATCTTAACTCTCTTCCTGAAAG TGATCCTCATATCTTTATAGTCGTGGGCAAAACTTATCCTATTCGTGATGAGGCAACGGATCCAATGGGTATATATCAGCATCTCAAGCTTCAGCATTCATTGCCTCTG
- the LOC133870851 gene encoding multifunctional methyltransferase subunit TRM112 homolog A-like produces the protein MRLLTHNMLSSNIKGVANGFPLRIEVEKVIEKQVELNADFLRNLFPKIEWKALLDAARTMGYAELPEEADSPMLDSDEFLNKFHHALLELHLEEGALVCPETGRRFPVNKGIPNMLLHEDEV, from the coding sequence ATGAGGCTGCTAACTCATAACATGCTCTCCTCCAACATCAAGGGCGTGGCCAACGGCTTTCCTCTCCGCATCGAGGTGGAGAAGGTGATAGAGAAGCAGGTGGAGTTAAACGCGGACTTCCTACGAAATCTGTTCCCCAAGATCGAGTGGAAGGCCCTCCTCGACGCCGCCCGAACCATGGGCTATGCCGAGCTCCCAGAGGAGGCCGACTCGCCCATGCTCGACTCCGACGAATTCTTGAACAAGTTCCACCACGCCCTCCTGGAGCTCCACCTCGAGGAGGGCGCGCTCGTTTGTCCAGAGACCGGTCGCCGCTTCCCCGTCAATAAGGGCATCCCCAATATGCTCCTTCACGAAGACGAGGTCTGA